One Nocardioides dongkuii genomic window, CCCAGCGCAAGTTCGACAACCGGCTGGTCAACCCGGCCAACCGTCGCAAGCTCGACATCATCATCGTCGGCACCGGCCTGGCCGGTGGCGCCGCCGCCGCCACGCTCGGCGAGGCCGGCTACAACGTGAAGTCCTTCTGCTACCAGGACTCCCCGCGCCGGGCGCACTCGATCGCCGCCCAGGGCGGCATCAACGCGGCGAAGAACTACAAGGAGGACGGCGACTCGACGTTCCGCCTCTTCTACGACACCGTCAAGGGCGGCGACTACCGCTCGCGGGAGTCGAACGTCTACCGCCTCGCCGAGGTCAGCGCCAGCATCATCGACCAGTGCGTCGCCCAGGGCGTCCCGTTCGCCCGCGAGTACGGCGGCCTGCTCGACAACCGCTCCTTCGGCGGCGTGCAGGTCTCGCGCACCTTCTACGCCCGCGGCCAGACCGGCCAGCAGCTCCTCATCGGCGCCTACCAGGCCATGGAGCGCCAGGTCGCCGCCGGCACGGTCACGCAGTACACCCGCCACGAGATGCTCGAGGTGATCGTCGCCGACGGCAAGGCGCGCGGGATCATCGCCCGGGACCTGGTCACCGGCGAGATCGAGACCCACCTCGCCGACGTCGTCGTGCTCGCCAACGGCGGCTACGGCAACGTCTTCTACCTCTCCACCAACGCCATGGGCTCCAACGTGACGGCCGCCTGGCGCGCGCACCGCAAGGGCGCCTACATGGCGAACCCCTGCTACACGCAGATCCACCCGACCTGCATCCCGGTCGCCGGCGAGCACCAGTCGAAGCTGACGCTGATGTCGGAGTCCCTCCGCAACGACGGCCGCATCTGGGTGCCGAAGAAGAAGGAGGACTGCGAGAAGGACCCGCGGGACATCCCCGAGGAGGACCGCGACTACTACCTGGAGCGGATCTACCCGTCCTTCGGCAACCTGGTCCCCCGCGACATCGCCTCCCGCCAGGCCAAGAACATGTGCGACGAGGGCCGCGGCGTCGGCCCGCTGGTCGGCGACTTCCGCCGCGGCGTCTACCTCGACTTCACCGACGCGATCGCCCGCCTCGGCGAGGACGCGGTCCGCGAGAAGTACGACAACCTCTTCGACATGTACGAGCGGATCACGGGCGAGAACCCCTACCAGGTGCCGATGCGCATCTACCCCGCCGTGCACTACGTGATGGGCGGCCTCTGGGTCGACTACCACCTGCAGTCCTCGATCCCCGGCCTGTTCGTGACCGGCGAGGCGAACTTCTCCGACCACGGCGCCAACCGGCTCGGCGCCTCGGCGCTGATGCAGGGCCTGGCCGACGGCTACTTCGTGCTGCCGAACACCATCCGCGACTACCTCGCCGACGGGCCGTTCGAGAAGCTCGACGAGTCGCACCCGGCCGTGGTCGAGGCCCGTACGTCGGTCGAGGAGCGGGTCCACCGCTTCCTCACGATCAACGGCACCCGCAGCGCCGACAGCTTCCACAAGGAGCTCGGCAACATCATGTGGGAGTACTGCGGCATGGAGCGCTCCGAGGAGGGCCTGCGCAAGGCGATCGACATGATCCGCGAGCTCAAGGCGGCGTTCTGGAGCGACCTGAAGGTGCTCGGCACCGCTGACAGCCTGAACCAGAGCCTCGAGAAGGCCGGCCGGGTGGCCGACTTCATCGAGCTCGGCGAGCTGATGTGCATCGACGCGCTGAACCGTCGCGAGTCCTGCGGCGGCCACTTCCGTGCCGAGTCGCAGACCGAGGACGGCGAGGCGCTGCGTCAGGACGAGGAGTTCGCCTACGTCGCCGCCTGGGAGTGGGGCGGCGACGACGGCCAGCCCGTGCTCCACAAGGAAGAACTCCTCTACACCGCCATCGAGATGAAGCAGCGGAGCTACAAGTGAACCTCACCCTGAAGATCTGGCGGCAGCCGGACGCTGCGACCGCCGGCGCCATGCACACCTACCAGGTCGAGGACATCTCCTCCGACATGAGCTTCCTCGAGATGCTCGACGTGCTCAACGAGCAGCTGAACGCCGTCGGGGAGGACCCGGTCGCGTTCGACTCCGACTGCCGCGAGGGCATCTGCGGCACGTGCAGCCTGATGATCAACGGCGAGGCGCACGGGCCGGAGGTCACCACGACCTGCCAGCTGCACATGCGCTCGTTCAAGGACGGCGACACGATCACCATCGAGCCCTGGCGCGCCGACGCGTTCCCGGTGCTCAAGGACCTGATCACCGACCGGGGCGCCTTCGACCGGATCATCCAGGCCGGTGGGTTCATCTCCGCCAACACCGGCTCGGCCCCCGAGGCCAACTCGGTGCCGGCGCCCCGCGACAAGGCCATGCGCGCCTTCAACGCGGCGACCTGCATCTCCTGCGGCGCGTGCGTGGCGGCGTGCCCGAACGGCTCGGCCTCGCTGTTCCTCGGCGCCAAGATCACCCACCTCGGTGAGCTGCCGCAGGGCCAGCCGGAGCGCGACACCCGCGTCGTCGACATGGTCGCCCAGCACGACCACGAGGGCTTCGGTGGCTGCACCAACATCGGTGAGTGCACCGCCGCCTGCCCCAAGGAGATCCCGCTCGACGTGATCTCCCAGCTCAACCGGGACCTGCGCACCGCTCTCCGCAACGGTCACTGACCCACCCGCACCACCCGTCGTACGCCGAGTCGGCGCTTGTGTCCGCGGACACAAGCGCCGACTGGGCATTTCGGGGTTCGACGCTTGGTCTCCCCGAGGCCCGCGCGTCGGACGTCGTACGCCGTGGTCGCTACCGCAGCCACCACGCATGACGTCCGGCTCCGCGCAGCGCGGACACAAGCGCCGACTCGGCGTACTGCTCAGTCGTCGTCGGTGACCTTGCGGACGATGGCGGCGGCTGCGGCGCCGGCGACGGCGCCGGCGGCGAACGCCGCCCTGCTGCCGCCGGGGGCGTCGTCGGAGGCCTCCTCCTGCTCCTCCTGCGAGGGCATCCGGGGCCCCTGCACCGGGGCGGCGGGCTCGACCCACCGGGAGGCGCGCGCCTCCTCGGTGGTGTACGCCCACGACGCGGAGTAGAGGATCACGCGCGAGGTGTAGTTGATCCACACCACCAGGACCAGCGCGATGCCGAAGGCCTGGAACGCCGGCTGGTTGCGGGTCGACTCCAGCAGCAGCCCGGAAGCCTGCTTGAGCGCCTCGAAGACGACCGCCCCCAGCAGCGCGCCGGACCACAGCGACCGGCGCGGCACGTGCGGCTCCGCGAGCATCCGGTACATCAGGTAGAACAGCAGCGCGTTCGCCGGGAGGCCGAGGAGGACGCCCACCAGCTTGACCAGCCAGCCGAGGTCGGCGTCCACCCCGAACCACCGCGGCACGTCACCGGAGAAGCCGGCGATGAACCCGGTCGCGGCCACCGCCACCAGCAGCACCACGCCGAGCACCACCAGCGTCAGCAGGTCGCGCAGCTTGCCCCCGACGAAGCCCGGCTGCTCGCCCGCGGGCGTCACGAAGACCGTCTGCAGCGCGTCGCGGAGCGCCGAGATCCAGCCCAGCCCGGTGTAGAGGACGCCGGCGAGGCCGACGAGCGCGGCCCAGCCCGAGTAGGTGCGGATGTCCTCGAGGGACACCTGGTCGTCCCGGTTGCCGACGATCCCCGGCACCACCGAGTTGATGGTGCGGGCCAGGTCGGGGTCGGGACCGTCGTAGAGCGCCGAGAGACGGCCGAGCGCGAACACCGCCAGCGCCAGGATCGGGAAGAACGACAAGAACGCGAAGTACGTGACCGCCCCGGCCTGCTGTGCGGCCTTCACGGAGCCGAAGTGCTCCTGCATCAGCACGACGTGGTCGACCCACGGACGCCGCCGGCGTACGTCGTCGACCTTCGTGGTGACGCGGTCGATGATCGCCGGCATCCGGGCTACCGCCTCGTGTCAGGTCCTTCGTGGAGGGTGAACACCCTGGTGGGTTGCCAGCCGAGGGCGGCGTCATGCACGTAGAGGTGGAACGCCGCGACGTCGAACTCGCACTCGAAGGTAGCCAGCCCGGCGAACGCCTCGTCGAGGCGGTCGTCGTCGAGGTGGTGGGCGATCGTGACGTGCGGGTGGTACGGGAAGTCGAGCGGTACGTCGAGCGGGCCGCTCCGCACCGCCGCGGCGAGCTGCTCGCAGTGGGAGATGCCCTCGGCCAGAGTCACGAACACCACCGGCGAGACCGGCCGGAAGGTGCCGGTGCCGCGCAGGTGCACGGGGAAGCCGGGGAAGTCGTCGGCCACCGCCGCCAGGTGCTTCTCGACCGCACCGAGCTCGTCGTCGGGCACCTCGGTCGGCGGGACCAGCGTGATGTGCGTGGGGATCATCGTCGCCGTCGTGTCGCCGACGGAGGTGCGGTAGTCCTGGAGCTCCGTGGCCCAGGGCTCGGGGATCGCCACGGCCACGCCGATGGTCGGCATGCCCCGACCCTACTGAGCCGGGGCGACGAACCCGACCCTCTGGTAGACGTCCTTGAGTGTGGCCTCGGCCACCGCGTTCGCCTGCTCGGCGCCCTGCTTGAGCACCGTGGAGAGGTGGGCCTGGTCGTCGAGCAGCTCCAGGGTCCGCTCGCGGAACGGGGTCACGAACTCGACGACGGCCTCGGCGAGGTCCTTCTTCAGGTCGCCGTACCCCTTCCCGACGTACTGGTCGGCGAGGTCCTGGACCCCGGTGCCGGTGAGGGCGGAGAAGATCGTCAGCAGGTTGGAGACGCCGGGCTTGCCCTCCGGGTCGAAGACCACCTCGGAGCCGGAGTCGGTGACCGCCGAGCGGACCTTCTTCGCGCTGACGGCCGGGGCGTCGAGCATCTCGATGATGCCCGCCGGCGAGGACGCCGACTTCGACATCTTCGCGGTCGGGTCCTGGAGGTCGGCGATCTTGGCCGTCGCCTTGAGGATGTAGGGCTCGGGGAGCCGGAACGTCTTCTTGTAGCGGTGGTTGAACCGCTGCGCGAGGTCGCGGGTGAGCTCGAGGTGCTGGCGCTGGTCCTCGCCCACCGGCACGTAGTGCGGGCGGTAGAGCAGGATGTCGGCCGCCTGCAGGATGGGGTAGGTGAACAGGCCGACCGAGGCGGCGCCCTCGCCGCCCTTCGACGACTTGTCCTTGAACTGGGTCATCCGGCGGGCCTCGCCGAAGCCGGTCAGGCACTGCAGCACCCAGGCGAGCTGCGGGTGGGCCGGCACCTGGGACTGGATGAAGATCGAGGACCGGGTCGGGTCGATGCCCATCGCCAGCAGCTGGGCGGCCGCGCGCAGGCAGCGCTCGCGCAGCACCTTCGGGTCGTGCTCGACGGTGATCGCGTGCAGGTCGGCGATGAAGAAGAACGGCTGGTGGTCGCGCTGGAGGTCCACCCACTGCCGCAGCGCACCGAGGTAGTTCCCGAAGTGGAAGGAGTCGGAGGTGGGCTGGATGCCGGACAGCACGCGCGGCCGGGCGCCACCGGAGGTCGAGGTGGGCACGACGACGTCCGGCTGGGTCGTGGTGGACATGGCGAGCATTGTTCCCGATCGCGGCCGGTCGGACGAACGCGCCCCGGCATGACCGTCCGCACGTGTGGGTAGGACCGCTCCGTGCCTCCTGACCGTCGTCCCCTCTACGTGCTGCTGGCGATGGTGCTGGCCAACGTCGGCCTGGTGTTCGGGCTGGGCGGGACCGCCGGCTCCCTGGCCCAGCACCAGCGGGTCCTCGACGAGGACACCCTCCAGGCGTGCCTGGGCGCGCTGATCGGCGACCACGAGGCCTGGATGTACGCCGTGACCGGGCCGGTCTTCGACGGGCCCAACACGGTCGCCGCCGACTTCCGTCGTACGACCCCGGCGTCGCCGCACGACGAGGAGGCGCCCCCGCCCCGGGGCCGGATGCGGTGCACGGTCGCAGCGGGCGAGAACGTCGACGCCCCGATGCGGGTCACCCGGGTGGTCGCGGTCCCGTGATGCCCCCGCTCCCCCGCTGGGCCCCGGTCCTGGTGCTTCTTGTCGTCAACCTGCTGCCGCTGTGGCTGGTCCTGGACGGGTCGGCGGAGACCGCCGACCTGCTGATGTCCTACGTCCTGGAGACGTGGGCGCTCCTGCTCCTCGCGCTGCCGGAGGTGCCGCGGGTGGTGCGGTGGGGGTTCAGCCGTCGCGACGTGCGCGGCGGTCCGGCGGTCCTGCTCGGCCTCCTGCTGGTGCCGGTCGGGCTGGTCGCCATGACCTTCTCGGTCGTCGCGGAGGTCACCTGGGACACCCGCTCGGCGCTGAGCATCCTCGGGGTGGCCCTCAGCCTGGTGGTGGGCCTGGTGCTGACCTGGTGGCAGCACGGCTCGCCGGTGCCGGGCCGGTCCGGCGCGGCCGGCGCCTTCGCGTGGCGCTTCGTCCTCCTGGTGTGCGGGGCGCTGATCGGCCTCAACGCCGCGCGCTCGTACGAGGACCTGCTCGCGCACGGCTGGGAGCCGGCCCCCCTCGGCGACGGCTGGGCCTACCCCGTCGGGCAGCGGCTCATCGAGACGGCGATCGCGCTCGACCTGTCCGCGGCCGTCGTACCGGCCTTCTTCCTGGTCAGCGTGCGCACGGTCAACGAGGTGCTCCACGAGGTCTTCCTCGCGCTGACCGACCGACGCGCCGCCCCCGAGCTCGAGCCGGAGCCGGCCAGCACCTGACCGCCCGGATCGCGGACGTGCGCGCCTCGGCGGCTCTACGCTGTCTGCTCCCCCGAGCCGGAAGGCCCCCGTGACCGAGCCGTACGACGTCCGACCCGAGTACCCCTCCTACGCGCCGGCGTACCGGCCGCTGCCCACCGCGCCCAGCGACCTGGCCACCGCCGCGCTGGTGCTGGCCGGCGTCGTCACCGTCCTCCAGGCCGTCTCGGCCGCGGCGTCGTGGTGGGCGGCCGGGTCCTACCGCGAGGCAGCGCGCGACGGCGTGCCGCCGGTCGAGGTGCTGACGGCGTACGACGCGGTCGGGTTCCTGCTGCTGGCGGCGATGCTCGCGGCGTACGTCGTGACCAGCACCTGGCTCTACCGGTCGCGCACGCTGACCGACCAGCTCGCGCCCCAGGTGAAGCAGGAGCGCCGGCCGGTCTGGGCCTGGCTCGGCTGGTGGGTGCCGATCGTGTCCTTCTGGTTCCCCTACCAGGTGGTCCGGGGGGTGCAGGTCGACCGCCCGGGCCGGCGTCCGGTCGACCTGGGCGGGTGGTGGGCCTGCTGGGTCGTCTTCATCGTGCTCAACCGGGTCAGCGCGCGGATCTCGGGCAGCGCCGAGGTGCGCTCGGACGGCGCGTACACGATCTTCGCCCTCGTCGAGACCGTCGTCGCCGCGGTGCTCGTGGTCGCCCTGGTCCGGTGGGTGACCATCGTCAAGGACA contains:
- the trpS gene encoding tryptophan--tRNA ligase, with amino-acid sequence MSTTTQPDVVVPTSTSGGARPRVLSGIQPTSDSFHFGNYLGALRQWVDLQRDHQPFFFIADLHAITVEHDPKVLRERCLRAAAQLLAMGIDPTRSSIFIQSQVPAHPQLAWVLQCLTGFGEARRMTQFKDKSSKGGEGAASVGLFTYPILQAADILLYRPHYVPVGEDQRQHLELTRDLAQRFNHRYKKTFRLPEPYILKATAKIADLQDPTAKMSKSASSPAGIIEMLDAPAVSAKKVRSAVTDSGSEVVFDPEGKPGVSNLLTIFSALTGTGVQDLADQYVGKGYGDLKKDLAEAVVEFVTPFRERTLELLDDQAHLSTVLKQGAEQANAVAEATLKDVYQRVGFVAPAQ
- a CDS encoding DUF4328 domain-containing protein, with the protein product MTEPYDVRPEYPSYAPAYRPLPTAPSDLATAALVLAGVVTVLQAVSAAASWWAAGSYREAARDGVPPVEVLTAYDAVGFLLLAAMLAAYVVTSTWLYRSRTLTDQLAPQVKQERRPVWAWLGWWVPIVSFWFPYQVVRGVQVDRPGRRPVDLGGWWACWVVFIVLNRVSARISGSAEVRSDGAYTIFALVETVVAAVLVVALVRWVTIVKDITAGQQHLLRAAQ
- a CDS encoding succinate dehydrogenase/fumarate reductase iron-sulfur subunit, producing the protein MNLTLKIWRQPDAATAGAMHTYQVEDISSDMSFLEMLDVLNEQLNAVGEDPVAFDSDCREGICGTCSLMINGEAHGPEVTTTCQLHMRSFKDGDTITIEPWRADAFPVLKDLITDRGAFDRIIQAGGFISANTGSAPEANSVPAPRDKAMRAFNAATCISCGACVAACPNGSASLFLGAKITHLGELPQGQPERDTRVVDMVAQHDHEGFGGCTNIGECTAACPKEIPLDVISQLNRDLRTALRNGH
- a CDS encoding YihY/virulence factor BrkB family protein, producing MPAIIDRVTTKVDDVRRRRPWVDHVVLMQEHFGSVKAAQQAGAVTYFAFLSFFPILALAVFALGRLSALYDGPDPDLARTINSVVPGIVGNRDDQVSLEDIRTYSGWAALVGLAGVLYTGLGWISALRDALQTVFVTPAGEQPGFVGGKLRDLLTLVVLGVVLLVAVAATGFIAGFSGDVPRWFGVDADLGWLVKLVGVLLGLPANALLFYLMYRMLAEPHVPRRSLWSGALLGAVVFEALKQASGLLLESTRNQPAFQAFGIALVLVVWINYTSRVILYSASWAYTTEEARASRWVEPAAPVQGPRMPSQEEQEEASDDAPGGSRAAFAAGAVAGAAAAAIVRKVTDDD
- a CDS encoding fumarate reductase/succinate dehydrogenase flavoprotein subunit, whose translation is MAATDPSHATPLNQPSKQVSDDARGYYVPGEPLVDPVAPTGPISERWTQRKFDNRLVNPANRRKLDIIIVGTGLAGGAAAATLGEAGYNVKSFCYQDSPRRAHSIAAQGGINAAKNYKEDGDSTFRLFYDTVKGGDYRSRESNVYRLAEVSASIIDQCVAQGVPFAREYGGLLDNRSFGGVQVSRTFYARGQTGQQLLIGAYQAMERQVAAGTVTQYTRHEMLEVIVADGKARGIIARDLVTGEIETHLADVVVLANGGYGNVFYLSTNAMGSNVTAAWRAHRKGAYMANPCYTQIHPTCIPVAGEHQSKLTLMSESLRNDGRIWVPKKKEDCEKDPRDIPEEDRDYYLERIYPSFGNLVPRDIASRQAKNMCDEGRGVGPLVGDFRRGVYLDFTDAIARLGEDAVREKYDNLFDMYERITGENPYQVPMRIYPAVHYVMGGLWVDYHLQSSIPGLFVTGEANFSDHGANRLGASALMQGLADGYFVLPNTIRDYLADGPFEKLDESHPAVVEARTSVEERVHRFLTINGTRSADSFHKELGNIMWEYCGMERSEEGLRKAIDMIRELKAAFWSDLKVLGTADSLNQSLEKAGRVADFIELGELMCIDALNRRESCGGHFRAESQTEDGEALRQDEEFAYVAAWEWGGDDGQPVLHKEELLYTAIEMKQRSYK
- a CDS encoding 2'-5' RNA ligase family protein, producing the protein MPTIGVAVAIPEPWATELQDYRTSVGDTTATMIPTHITLVPPTEVPDDELGAVEKHLAAVADDFPGFPVHLRGTGTFRPVSPVVFVTLAEGISHCEQLAAAVRSGPLDVPLDFPYHPHVTIAHHLDDDRLDEAFAGLATFECEFDVAAFHLYVHDAALGWQPTRVFTLHEGPDTRR